The Quercus lobata isolate SW786 unplaced genomic scaffold, ValleyOak3.0 Primary Assembly Scq3eQI_358, whole genome shotgun sequence genome includes a window with the following:
- the LOC115973682 gene encoding U1 small nuclear ribonucleoprotein C-like, whose product MVQRPRLPVLPTPVMPMPGSTQLPGSSPLIPGIRPPVLPRPLGAPAMAPMMAPPSAPSLPAQLNPIPRPPGSVGTTVPGSIAAPTSSNDAPLMVTPPLYQANAVASTGGGCDSLNANTQAPDANH is encoded by the exons ATGGTTCAGAGGCCTCGCCTTCCTGTTCTACCTACACCTGTAATGCCGATGCCTGGTAGCACACAGTTACCTGGAAGTTCACCATTAATCCCAGGGATTAGGCCTCCTGTTTTGCCAAGACCCCTTGGTGCTCCAG CGATGGCACCTATGATGGCTCCACCTAGTGCTCCTTCCTTACCTGCTCAATTAAATCCTATTCCAAGGCCTCCTGGTAGTGTAGGCACAACAGTTCCTGGAAGCATAGCAGCACCCACCTCTTCCAACGATGCACCACTTATGGTCACACCACCATTGTATCAAGCCAATGCAGTGGCATCAACAGGTGGAGGCTGTGATAGTCTCAATGCCAACACTCAAG